The genomic DNA GCTGCGACCCAAGGAGATTCAGGCAAAGATTCGCGCCGGGGCGTCGGTCGAGCAGTTGGCCACGGCAGCCGGGGTGCCTATCGAGCGGGTCGAGCGGTTCGCTCATCCGGTACTACTGGAGCGCGCTCGCGCGGCCGAGCTGGCCACCGCGGCGCATCCGGTGCTGGCCGACGGACCTGCAGTGCTGACGCTGCTCGAAACCATCACACAGGCCATCGTGGCCCGGGGTCTCGACCCCGATTCCATCGCGTGGGACGCCTGGCGCAACGAAGACAACCGGTGGACCGTACAGCTGGCCTGGAAGGCCGGCCGGTCGGACAATGTCGCGCATTTCCGGTTCAGCCCCGGGGCCCACGGCGGCACCGTCGCCGCGTCGGACGACGCGGCCCGCCAGCTGATCAACCCCGACTTCGGCAGGCCGCTGCGCCCCGTCGCCGCGGTCCCTCACCTGTTCGACAATCACGAGGCCGACGAGGTCCATCACGTTCCGGCCGCAGCACCCGAGCAGTTCAGCCGACCCGCCGATCCCGCGCCCGCACCCATGCCGGCTCCCCCGGCACCTGCCAAGCGCGGCCGCAAGGCGCGTCCCGCGGTTCCGGCCTGGGAGGACGTGCTGCTGGGCGTGCGCTCGTCGGGCACCCAGCCCTGACCGTTGTCGAGGAGCCAACGCTGAAGAATGCGGCCATCAGGTAGCCGCAATCTTCAGCGTTGGCAGACTGTCCACATCAGGCCGCCAGCTCAACGAGGCTGAACTCACAGTCCGGACCGCAGGCGTGGCCACTCACTGTGATCCCGTGTCGCCGCATCACCTGGGTGATCTTCGCGGCGGGCCGGCAGGGTCGGTCGAAAACCTGACGGTAGGACAGTCGGACGGTTGAGCGGCCGTCG from Mycobacterium sp. DL440 includes the following:
- the sepH gene encoding septation protein SepH, whose amino-acid sequence is MRELRVVGLNVDGRRIICEDDDSKETFSLRVDDRLRAAMRGDKVASNQSESDIEVQNVLRPKEIQAKIRAGASVEQLATAAGVPIERVERFAHPVLLERARAAELATAAHPVLADGPAVLTLLETITQAIVARGLDPDSIAWDAWRNEDNRWTVQLAWKAGRSDNVAHFRFSPGAHGGTVAASDDAARQLINPDFGRPLRPVAAVPHLFDNHEADEVHHVPAAAPEQFSRPADPAPAPMPAPPAPAKRGRKARPAVPAWEDVLLGVRSSGTQP